The genome window TCAGCAGGAGGTTTTATCTCCTCTACTCAAGGGGTCAGGGAGCCAATCAGGGGCTCAGGGAGTCTGCCATGGAAGATGCTGGGGGGTTCTCAGAGGAATTAACGCATGATGGGTCTCAAAGCAGAGCAGGAACTTTAAGCAGAAGAATCCACACAGGTTGGTGTCTACACTGCCTGCTGGCTCAGCAGCAGCACTGGCCTCAACAAGCTGGGACAAGGATGTTCTCCTGGAGTGGGAATGGGATAAGGTGTGCTGGGGACTGTGGAGGCTCGGCAGAACAGGGGTGCTGGAAGCGATGGTGAGTTAGTGATGGTGAGTCTTCCCATCAATGGAAGCCCCACCCAACATGGGTTGGCCAAAGCAGAATTAGGAATGTTGAGCTGAAGTCACTCTTTTGAGTTGGCAAGGTGAGTGGGATTCTGGGAGGCACCCTACAGGTGCTCATTTCAGAGCGTTGATTGGATCAAGTTCACCTGAGAGGCAAGAGTTTCACTTTCCATTTCCTCCACTGAGTATATCAGGCCAGAAGCTGCTTGTCCTGTGACTCAGAGGTCCAGCTGCCTACTGCACCTACATAGCTAAGGCCATCTGTGTCCTGTTCAAACTAGGTAAGTTGACTCTTTTCAGCTCCTTGGCCTCCTCACAGCTTTACCTCTGGAGAGAGGGATAATTGCCTCATTCTAGGGATGAACCCAGGGAAGTTAGGAGAATTCAGAAAAACTGGATTTGCTGCCAGGTTGGGGTCTGGCTGTTTCTCTGCCTCTGCACTACACACAGGCAGGgaatagagaagagagaaagagtttgCTGCGGATTAGGTGGGGAAGGGTGTCAGTGTGGGGCGAGGAGGGGAAATTCGAACCATCACGTAAACCGCGCTGTGAGCCTTTTTTCATTCAAGAGGTCAACAGGCAGACGTCAGGTGTGTGTGGATGTGGTTTTAGTCCTCTATGCCTGTAGAAGCAGAGAACGTCCTAAAAGTttttggagaagaggaaggagagggggaggacaaagaagaaaaaaatttaaaagtaagcactctttctttttcttaccttTAATGAGGCTGTGTCCTCAGAGATTGGTGACTCTATGTCCAACAATAAATGTCTCCCTGAGCCCATGTCAGGAGCACCTTAGGCCTAGGAGGGCAAGACCAACTGAGATGGTTCTGGCACCAGCACTGGGCTGCTCCAGGAATCGTGGCTGATACTGTTACCCTAGAGAAAAGTGCCCAGGAAAGCACTCTATTCAGACCTGAGAGGGAACGCAGAAGCCAGCCAGAAAGAGGTGGCCTGTGAGACCTCACGTGGATAGAGGGGGGAGGCCTTTTGTAGGAAGGGAACAGCCCAGCATAGGCCTTGGCAACTGGAAGCTGCTTGAGGGGATAAGGAGAGAGGAACTGAGGCAGGCTGGGGGCGGGGACCCTCTATACAGGGTTCAAGGTTCTGAGCCTGACCCTGGCAAAGAATTACAGGTTCTCAGGGAGGAGCTTGCTGTCCTGACCCCTGTCCTTCTTATGGAGGGGAAGTCAAGCAGCCACCAGGAGAGGCTGTGCTGACAGCCCCTGAGGTGGTGAATGTAGAGAACCTGTCCACAGATGGGGAAGGAGGCTCTCAGCCTGCTACTTCAGGTAGCCAAGAGCAGAAAAGGACGGTCATCTGCACACCTCCGGGCCTGTCCAGGGAGGTTTCCTGGAAACGCCTTCAGCTGCCACAGCTCAACAGGGAAGGCAAACTTTGGGTGGCCTGGCAGGGACACCTCCCAGCTCTCTTCAAGGAGACTGGAAGAGAGGTGTTTCTGTGCAGTTGGTGTCCTCCAGCCCAAAGCCCCAGGGGCACTCCTGTCAAGTTAACCTGCGGTGCTCAGCTCTCAGTGATGGAGGAGGTCCACCATGGAGATCCAAGGCTGGAAGAGGCTGGAGAAAAACCCACCAGAGATCAGGACTGTGAGCGGGAGGTGTGGGGGGGGGCGTCTAGAGGGGGGCTGCGGGAAGTGGGAGCCGGCTGTGTCCATGCAATCTCTCCATCATCCTGTCTATAGAGTAAGGGACCCAAGAAAGGACCCCACAATGTGTACTTTTTTTCCAAAAATGCAAGGAAGGAACTCCATTCTTTCCCATTATAGGGTAGCTCCATGTGATCTGTGCCTATAGCAAAGTACCTGCAAGGAAGCAGTTTACAAGCAGCGATCATGCCTGAGCTCACTGCAGAAGGCTGGGACGTCTCAGAGCATGGCCCATGCACTAGCTTTAGGTTTTGACAGGATCTTCCTATGGCACCACAAGACATCGTCGCAGTGAGAGACAGAGCAAGCATGCAGACTCCacaccctcttcctcttctcagagtcctcagCCCCAGCCTGGAGCTCAGGCCCCTGCTGATATTAGCCATTACTTGCACACAGCTCCCACGCCCCTGGTAGCTGCCAGAACACTCTTCCCACCTCTACTTTTCGTGTGTTGATTTGAATCTTTTTCACAACCGTATCCTCAGTTCCTCACGCTTCCCTTGGACCCCACAGGGCAGGAGGAAAGACTGATGTCTGGGAATTAAGTTCCTTGGGTTCTTGGCAGCCACCCCGGAGGAAACCAGGAAACACCGGGCAGGAAACAGCCTCCTGCCCTCGCTGCTGTGGTCCCCACTCCATCCCACACCGCGTTTCTTCTTACTTTTAGCCTGAGCATCTGGTGAGCTGCAAGGACAAGCTCTCAAAGGTCCTGTGACAGGTGCCGAGGATCCAGACACTCTCATGGCCTCCAGAGGTAGTTGTAGCAATCTACCTGCCTGTTTTCTGCCCTCAGCCCAGACCTGGTGGCCTCCACACCACAGGAGGATGAGGCCACCAGGACCAAAGCCCATGCCCTGACCCCGGGTCTATAGGGATCTGCCTCCAAGCACATCTGGGGCATTTGAGGGGTTGCCTTCCCTTTACCTTGTCCTCTCTGGTGTGACCAGGAGAGCCTGAGGACATGGAAGTCAGTAGGGTCATGTGGCTCAGTCACAACTCCCAAAGTCAGACTCTTGTGTAATTCGTTTGGGTCCACAGAGGGCAAAGTTTCTATCGAGGAAGAAATACTTCTTTAATCTTGATTTCGGGCTCTATAGCCTACATGGATGCATGCATTGTGACTACAACTTGAAAATCAGTATCCACCCTTACTGTGTTCAACACGCTCTGATATCCATTCAGTTTCCTTTTCCAATGTTCCCCTTGAGCCAATACGCTAGAGCCAGAACCAGAGAGGCTGAACGTCACACTTGAAGGTACCAGCACCACAGTGGCTGATGTGCCAGCTGTTTGTGGGATGTGTAAACCAGAACCGAGACCCTCCCCCCTTGGCCACTGCTCAGTCTTCATTTCCCATTTGCTCTGAGCTCCCTGCTCAGCAATGTGGTACCTCCCTGGTGCCTGAGTCAGCTTGGCTCCCATCCCGCAGTACAGCAGGATGACGGCCCAACAGAAATCTGTGTCTTCTCTCAGCTCTGGAAGCCAGCGTCCACCATGGAAGTGAGGTGGCTTGGTTATGAGGCCCATCTTCCTGGGGTGAAGAGGGAGCAGGCTCCCTGGATCTTTACAGCACCCCTGCTGTAGTTTTTgtataaagaaagagagaagggggaggaagaaagagaggatgaGTCGCTTTACCAGGACTGTGGATTAGGGACCTATGTTTACAGTGTTGAAACAATAACTGTAACTACTTCACCGCCAGAGACTCTATCTAATCAATATGGAAGCTGGGCCTTACAGCTATTACATAGGGACCAAATGACACAGCTGAGTCCAGGGCGCTGCTGAATCCATCAACAGAGCTTCATGTGACAAACGCTCATGACACTAAAAACCTTATACTTACACAGGTAGCTCCTCTGCCCCGGTctctgacttctttttcttctttcccaccTAGGGAGCAGATACTTCATCAGTGAAGCCTCTGGGTGTCCCCAGGACATGGCAGGCAGACGAGACCTGCATCACCTGCTGGCTGATGATGGAGCATGGGAGGCTTTTGTATCTGAGACCAACTTGCCCAGGTCACTGCTGTGGGAGGCCCCGTCACTGCCCCCACCCCCTGCATGGGTCTCTCTGGGCAGACACACCCATTCCCAACAGTCCCAGGAGATGGAGCGGAGGGCATTCCTCAACAGCCCTTGGAAAGTGTTCTAACACGTTGGGTCCCAAGGATCCAGCCAACTCTCCCCAACCCAGCACTGAGATTGCAGAAATGTGCTCCTGGGCACAGCTTTCATGACTTGGGTTTGAGGGACAGGACTCAGGTTTACAGGTGTCCCTGGCAAGGGCTTTCCCAACTGAGTGTCTCCCCAGCCCTTAAGGTGGCTTACCCCTACAGAAGACCACAAAACATCTGAACTATCTAAGCGCCCCCACCAAAGGCGAACTTCCACACAGCTCTAGAATCCTGATTGGGTTGTTATAGGATGGATCACCGTAGGAGGGGTCTACCACAGTCTATTTTACACAGACCCAAGCCATCCCTCTCATGCTGTTGACCTCTGCTCCTCCAGGGAGAGGGCAGCCGCCCTGCACGAAGTGCTGAGGGAGCTCACAGCGCTCCTGGCCAtcgcagacagagacagagacagagctcaGAAAGGCCTGAAGGGCAGGAAAAAGTTTCTGAAAGCATTTCCTCGCTTGAAAGCGGAGGTGGAGGAACAGCTCACGCAGCTCTACACCCTGGCCGACCACGCTGAGGAGCTGCACAGGGGCTGCGCCATCTCCAACGTGGTGGCTGACTCCTTCAGCACGGCCTCTGACATCCTGGGCCTCCTGGGTCTGTTTCTGGCACCCATGACAGCAGAAGGCAGTCTTATGGTCTCAGCAACTGGGTTGGGGCTGGGGATGGCAGCGACTGTCGCTGATGTTGCTAAGTCGATCGTGGAGGATGCAAGCAGGCATTTGGATGAAGCTGAAGCCCATCACCATGCTTCAACCAGCATGGaggtcctggaggcaggaacaacCGTGGCTAAGATTGCCAGCAGGGTCACTCGGGCTACCAGAGATATCACCAGAGACCTGGAAGCCCTTCAGCAGCACATGGATGCCCTCAGGCTGGTTAGAGCCAACCCTCGCTTAGAAGAAGAGGCCAGGATCTTTACCACCACCGGAAGCCTCCCTGCCCAACAGGCGAGAAAGGTGCAGACCACCATGAAAGGAACCCCTCTGGCGATGAGCAGGGAAGCCAGGATCTGCAATGCCACCTCCACAGGTGTCTCCCTCCTGAGAGGAGTTGACAGCCTTGTGAACGGGGCCCGGTCAGAGTCGGCTGAAGCACTGCGGAAGCTGGCTCGAGAGATggaggagaagctggaggagCTCATCGCATTCTCCAGGACGCTCTGACCAGGCTCCAGTCAGCCAGCCCCACGACGTGCTGAGGTCAGGGGAGAGGACGTGGAGAGAGGTGGGAACAGTGGAGGCAGTGTTAGAGAGAGAACAAGGGTGAACTCGGGCCCGTGGGACAAAGCGTCTGGGTTTCTGTGTATTGCTATACACAGATGAGACCCCCTGGAGCCTGAGATGAGGGACCAGTGGATGTGCTGATGAGGGACTGGGGAGAGGGGCCTCCAGACTAAACATGGGGAGGCCAGGGAAAAGAAAGACTGGAAAGCCCTCCCCATCTGAGCATCTGGAAACAGCAAAGCAGGAGACAGGAGACTCCACTAAACGCAAACCCAGCGGAAGCTGTGTGCTCTCTAAATAAGCCACTGGCCCTGCACTAGAGCCCGTGCTTTCCTCCAGCTCGCCAGACCACCCCATCCTCAGGCATGTCTCCATCCCCTAAATAAACTGCTTCTGTTGTGACTGCCTCAACACGTGTCTGATTCAATCCTTTGTCCTGGGACCTGAGAACCTGGAGTCAGGGGTTCTCCTGACCCTCAGCCTTGTCTGTTACTGCAGGGGCAGCCGGCCAGGGGCCAGACACACAGGCTTCTGAAGTCCTTCTTTCCAAGAGCATCAAGGCAGTTCCGTCCCCTCCTACAGAAGCTCTGGGGCACCATGTCAAAGCCCCCTCGGGCAGCCCACGTGTGGGGCATGCCttcccttccatctttcccttctgttttgtCTGTAGACTCTGGAGCCAGGATGCACAGTGTGCCTGAACCCTCACTGCTCATTACCGTTGTCAGCAGAAAAGGACAACTCTCACCTCAAAGGGCAGAAGACAGAGTCTATTCTGGAGACAAACACGAGTGACCACGGCCCAGGAGTAGTTTACCCCAAAGTCCATCTTCCCACACAGTAACGATTTCCTGAAGCTTTTATAGTAAGAAAACAAAGgtgggctcagaggttaagagcatgggctgctcttccaacggtcctgagttcaattcccagcaaccacatgatgactcacaaccatcaataatgggatctggtgtccTCCTCTGGTGTATGTGCAGACAgaccactgtatacataataaatatttttttttaaagaaagaaaaacaaaacaaagaaagtcagAAATCAACACACTTAACCAATTCGTTTGTGAAAACCTCAGAGAGATAGTCACGGGGAAGCAAAAGGAATCTGTTACAGGCCTCAGCTGCTGTCTGATGACCTTCTTGGCTTGTGGGTTGGTGAAGCTAGGGTTCTGCTAAGTGAGTACATCCCAAAAAGTTTTTATGTATTAGTCACCGATCTTAAGGCCAACACAGAGGTGGCAAGGAAAGGCTACACAGGGCACTAAAGATAGTCAGAGACCAACGTAATCAGGCTCTGGATCTGCAACCTCCCCACAGCCACTGAAGGCTTAATCAGCTAATTAGCCTCTTACAAGACTTTTGTTTCCAATTCCTTCTGGAAACAGTCATTTTTACCAGCCACTGAAGGCTGAGTCAAGGTTTGTGCACTGAGAAGCCAGATGAGGGATGAGGAGTGTCTTGAACACGGAAGGGGGCAGGTCCAGGTGAGCTGCAGAGTGATCTGTGGAGGGTCCCACAGGCAGTGTGGCTGAGACCAAAGCACTTCATGCAGCATTGAGAGATGAGAAGGGTCTGAAGTCCCTCCTCTCCATGGTCATGGTGTGAGGGCAGGACTGGGGGTGGCACCAACGGGTGGCTTGTCTGGGGTGTCCCCTGGATCATCACCTGCTCGGCAGGTGTGACTTCCTGGTCGTCTCAGGCTGGGAGTACCAGCCCAGAGCTCGCTCTGCTTGTGACTCAGCTGCACACCTGGGGACTGTCCAGGTTGGAATCTGGCTACAccctcctctccctcagcccTAAGCAAAGGAAAGTACAGGAACCCCACACATGGGACCACCGAGGAGCTTGACTTAGTTCCTGCTGACATGTGAGTAGGGAAGCTCAGAGGGAAGGTGGCTGCTCTGGGTGCGCTCTGGGAAATGAGGGAGGTGAAGGATGTGAATGGAGAGAACAAGAACCCAgagtcctccctcccttctgtcaTGACCACCCTGGAGTGGACCCTAAGGTGTTGCCACATGAACCGATGGTGGGCCTTGTGGACTTGTGAGGCACCAGGAACCCAGAGATTCGGCCATGATTCTCACTGAGCGTCCCCAGGGGAAGCTGAGGCCCAGCCAAGTGTCCTATTCCAGATACTAGAAGGAGCTAAGTAGGTGGGTTTCAGGCCTGCAGCCCTGGCCTTAGCCAGCCCTTCTTCAATCTGTGGGGCAGAAGAAGGGAGACAGACAATGTTCTCTGGGTCTGGGTGGGCCAGAGTGCCAGTGTGGGGACGTGAGGACAAAGTGCACAGTCCTGTAAACAGGGCCATGCTGTCTTCAAAAGAACAAAGGGCAGAGTCTAGGTAGGGGCAACCTCTGTGTCGATATAACCAAAGAATGTTTAATAAACTATGGAGTTAGTAAAAATCACATTTTCCCTAAAAAGTCAGAATCAGAGCAGTGTGGCATAGTGCACTCTAATTTCTCACAATTTCTGTTTTTCATCTGGTAAATAAAGTTAAGATTGGCTGCTCTGTTCATCCCTAGGAAGCCACTGCTCACCAAAAAAGTGGCCAGATGGCCGCCACATGCTTGCCACAGAGGCCGAGGGAAAGCAGGTCCCAGGAAGCCTGAGCTTGTCTCTGATGGTGGAAACTTTCATAGTGAAGAGACCAGGCCACTCATCCTGAATCCCAGAACCGTTGGGGACTTGGAGTATAGGTAGTAAAACTAATTTAAAAGTCCCCTGAACTAATTCAAACAGCATCCGAACACAGGCACATAAGCACAGGCCCGCACGTAGCTCCCATTCATACTCCGCTTGGCCAAGCTGCGTGTTGTTCCAACCTTTGTCACACAGGCTTTCAAACGTGTTGATTTCTTAACAATTTCTGTCTCTGGGGGGCAGAGCACCCCCTGAGGCTGGTGGCCTCTGGCGGGTGAGGCCCATCGTGAAGGGTTTTTGCTTAATTTGAGGTGGGAGACCCACTTCTAATCCGGATCTTTGAGGAGGAAAGACATGCCTTTTCAGACAGATCATTCGAGAAGGGAAGGACGGCCTCTtgtctgggccacaccttccccTGGAAGTCTATATAAGGACGCGGAAGGAGGGTGTTtgtgctctttgcctgcttgccttgCCTCACTAACAAGTCCATGTCTACAATGGCATTAGAGCCTCTTTCTTCAGGGTTCCAGAGCGTACTGGAGACCAGGTAAGACAACACGCCCTGTCGACTAAAAAGCTGCAGGAGTCTCCACCTTTCATTCACAGGCAGCCACTGTTGGACTAGCTACACCGCAGCCTGGGAGTCGTTCTAATAAACCCCCTTTCTGTATGCAGATACTCCTCTATACACTCTGTTACTCTGGAGAACCCTTCCTAACAGATGGTCAGttctccctgccctctgcttTGGCCTTAAAGCCAGCTACTCTAAGCGACCACTCACACCCCTCTATACAGTTTTCTCTGCTCACTCTGCTGTCTGATTTCTGGACTTTGAGTGCTGGGGCCCTGCCTGGACATTTTACAGTTCTGGCTGGGTGCTTTAGACTGTCCTACAAAACCCCACAACGTCTCACAGCCCAGAGGCTACAATGGGATTGCGTGCCCAGAGCTGGATCAGGAGGCAGCATCCAGACATGGAAATTCTCTCAGCAGGACGTTAGCTTTAAGATGCATTTCtatttacatgattttttttttttttgtaccttccAATGACGAGAGGACTTTACCCTCATCCTCTAAAGCCCCAAGTTCCTGTTAGCATGATTGCACAGGAAGGATGCTGGGTGTGAGAAGCTGATCCTTGGGTGTCACTTTGGGAAGGGGACTTCAGAGCACCTGCCATGTCTCAGACTCTGGCTGGCTCTTACGTTTTTTGaaatgttctctttctctctctctctccctttgatTTTGTGTGAGTTTGGAAAGGTTTGAGCAAGGCGCAGGAGGGGATATCCCACACCGGCAATCCTAACACTCGGGTGGTGCCGGCCCAGGATTTGTAGTTCATACTTCTCCtaagctgcatagtgagactgtggccagcctggcctatatgtACACTGGGAGAGTACGGGCAAGAACAGTGAATTATCAGTTTACAAGGGTGGAGTCCAGTCCTGAGAGTGAGTCACCGATATCTTCAGCTCTTACCATAGCAACAAGTACATTTACTCACAGTGTAGTCAGGTCCCAGGAAGAGCTGGTGCCTTCTCCTGACAAGGCTTAAacccatttttttccccttcctcggCCTCCAAGGAAATCTCAGTatagtttctgtttctctctttatgAAGTctcccacctccacacacactacTGAGGACTGGTGAGGGTGAAAGAATGAGCATCCCACACACTGCCCGTGCTAAGATGTTAACGCCCTTTAAGCCAGGCATCTGCCTCTACAGACATCATAAAAAATAATCTCAAATGCAGGCACCAGCAGGCAATGATAACATTCTTTGCATTGTTATTTACATAATGATTAGGAACTTCACAAAGTCCAGTAGTCAGGGAAAAGAGCAGAAGTCAAAGGTAGCACACAGCAGGGCTGGGGCCAGGCAGGACCCCAGGGCCTGATGGGACTATGATATCACAGAAGCGAGGAGGGTGTGGTCCCTAGGAAGCCACTAAGGACCCCAGTGAATTTGTTAAGATGAGGACCTGGTACTTGGCACAAGGCAGTGCTGTGGAGACAGAAGGACCATTTAGAACTGTAGACATACTGCAATGCACACATGTTTTAGAAACAGGAGGGAATTCGAGTATACCTTTAAGACAGTGGGGCTTAGTCATCCGAGGGAGAGATGTGGACTAGAATGCCCCAGGTTCAAAACCTCATCTATCAACACTGAAAACTCACACACATTAGGTAAATAAATATGCGACAGTCTCTCCTCCTTGACATGGAGTCAGGTGAGTCCAAACCTATTAAAGCATGCATATTGACTTTGTTATGTATGAGTAGGGAGCGCAGAGCATCATGGAGAGTAAGTGTTGTGGCTTGTACGGGAATGGCCACCATAGGTTAATTACATTtgatgcttggtcattagggtgTGGCCTCACCATAATGATAAATAGACTAAATCTGTGACTCTGTAAGCAaacctcaattaaatgctttcttttatattaagacttgccttggccatggtgtctcttcttaGGAgtaaaacagtgactaagacagtaaGTAGAAGATATTACCATTAATACAAACATGGTTCCCACCCTCAGCTAGCTACCAGAACATCCTCTCTTTCTGTGCATGGAGGCTGTTGCTCCCCCACAGCTGT of Meriones unguiculatus strain TT.TT164.6M chromosome 8, Bangor_MerUng_6.1, whole genome shotgun sequence contains these proteins:
- the LOC110548472 gene encoding apolipoprotein L2-like isoform X1, producing the protein MASRGRSRYFISEASGCPQDMAGRRDLHHLLADDGAWEAFVSETNLPRERAAALHEVLRELTALLAIADRDRDRAQKGLKGRKKFLKAFPRLKAEVEEQLTQLYTLADHAEELHRGCAISNVVADSFSTASDILGLLGLFLAPMTAEGSLMVSATGLGLGMAATVADVAKSIVEDASRHLDEAEAHHHASTSMEVLEAGTTVAKIASRVTRATRDITRDLEALQQHMDALRLVRANPRLEEEARIFTTTGSLPAQQARKVQTTMKGTPLAMSREARICNATSTGVSLLRGVDSLVNGARSESAEALRKLAREMEEKLEELIAFSRTL
- the LOC110548472 gene encoding apolipoprotein L2-like isoform X2 — translated: MASRGSRYFISEASGCPQDMAGRRDLHHLLADDGAWEAFVSETNLPRERAAALHEVLRELTALLAIADRDRDRAQKGLKGRKKFLKAFPRLKAEVEEQLTQLYTLADHAEELHRGCAISNVVADSFSTASDILGLLGLFLAPMTAEGSLMVSATGLGLGMAATVADVAKSIVEDASRHLDEAEAHHHASTSMEVLEAGTTVAKIASRVTRATRDITRDLEALQQHMDALRLVRANPRLEEEARIFTTTGSLPAQQARKVQTTMKGTPLAMSREARICNATSTGVSLLRGVDSLVNGARSESAEALRKLAREMEEKLEELIAFSRTL
- the LOC110548472 gene encoding apolipoprotein L3-like isoform X3 produces the protein MAGRRDLHHLLADDGAWEAFVSETNLPRERAAALHEVLRELTALLAIADRDRDRAQKGLKGRKKFLKAFPRLKAEVEEQLTQLYTLADHAEELHRGCAISNVVADSFSTASDILGLLGLFLAPMTAEGSLMVSATGLGLGMAATVADVAKSIVEDASRHLDEAEAHHHASTSMEVLEAGTTVAKIASRVTRATRDITRDLEALQQHMDALRLVRANPRLEEEARIFTTTGSLPAQQARKVQTTMKGTPLAMSREARICNATSTGVSLLRGVDSLVNGARSESAEALRKLAREMEEKLEELIAFSRTL